A part of Bacteroidia bacterium genomic DNA contains:
- a CDS encoding caspase family protein — translation MLPPGISDQRNPPVSKDSMDEVEYIRLEAWYNRYADEPGDYHPEAHWLFACHAAFPVLLTPGLLYQLWLNFRTIPNKNGEIKYIPYMAVSDLLLSDLVKEVSAGMYEMSPGIRFALLQYLQQTPVAGGPGRVQQIADFIQVWTAECLTGTDERTQAFRETQQWAIEVYLNPDFAIRQVYDDLQKAYEKQDTHAQLRLNTRLENLDRQYKLRLQVNPETDYASRLEHLLNYSRGTKNLLYDRTEAAITAFSRIPEPDLQKSGKGTAPGGLLTIPREVGGKLRREKQGPGHDGEQIYALLIGIDEYENAGIPRLNGCVNDVRAMAAYLRKYHSDKDLRILTLTNQEATYENVVQNFREHFRLAGPEDVVFIYFAGHADLPQVYLKGKEISSPQEPGLVCYNSTRTGDGKMLYNHELVNLLDEAGKNQPHMAIAIDSNFGSRMTKTVSQPGISKYILLSATYDDRESANETQIDGKTGGLFTRSLLQILELHEGNISYGDLLLQTQTLVKNRTENQTPAVIPINGFDTNLGFLGKILPETKNFNRYQVSWSSENGWELAAGVLEGLKSGDRLQIIEGPEVSFEVRVAGLQTSQLSLYGELPEDEARFYYAEKNSVRTDGLRIQADKATQEMIGSLGLEVEKWVYFVGPYDEAECFVEFSDGKIKIRGQEKSSMVEIEPDLAALLDAFRQIRRWYILRDLQNPDAGIFPEDFWVEFFTQKLGEQEEILTGDDVSLTVKRFGKIFLRAMAGNRSEKNLYLSLFHLGENFSITPLGNQMFKAGEETDFFFETGSQYVLSVSPGNNDENLTIQTIITAEKIDHYALQQNGLLRIPSQTSSTR, via the coding sequence ATGCTTCCACCCGGAATATCCGACCAACGAAATCCACCTGTAAGCAAAGACAGTATGGACGAGGTAGAGTACATTCGGCTGGAGGCCTGGTACAACCGCTATGCCGATGAGCCCGGGGATTATCACCCCGAAGCCCACTGGCTGTTTGCCTGCCATGCGGCATTTCCGGTGTTGCTCACTCCCGGGCTGTTATATCAACTCTGGCTGAATTTCAGAACCATTCCCAACAAAAACGGAGAGATAAAATATATTCCCTATATGGCAGTATCTGACCTCCTCTTGTCCGACCTGGTCAAAGAAGTTAGTGCGGGAATGTATGAAATGTCTCCAGGTATCAGGTTTGCGTTGCTTCAGTATCTCCAGCAGACACCCGTAGCGGGAGGCCCCGGGCGAGTGCAGCAGATTGCAGACTTTATCCAGGTTTGGACGGCGGAATGTCTGACCGGCACGGACGAACGGACACAGGCATTTCGCGAGACACAACAGTGGGCGATTGAAGTATACCTTAATCCTGACTTTGCCATCCGGCAGGTGTATGACGATCTGCAAAAGGCATATGAAAAACAGGACACGCATGCCCAGCTTCGCCTCAACACGAGGCTCGAAAACCTCGACCGGCAGTACAAACTCCGTCTTCAGGTAAATCCTGAAACGGATTATGCTTCGCGGCTTGAGCATTTGCTCAACTACAGCCGCGGTACGAAAAATCTGCTGTACGACCGTACAGAGGCAGCGATTACCGCATTCAGCCGTATCCCCGAACCTGATTTGCAAAAATCAGGAAAAGGAACCGCGCCAGGCGGGTTGCTTACCATCCCCCGCGAAGTGGGCGGTAAACTCCGCCGCGAAAAACAAGGCCCCGGACATGATGGCGAACAGATTTATGCCCTGCTCATCGGGATTGATGAGTATGAAAATGCCGGGATTCCCAGACTGAATGGCTGTGTCAACGATGTGCGCGCAATGGCAGCGTATCTCCGTAAATATCACAGCGACAAAGACCTTCGTATCCTGACGCTTACCAATCAGGAAGCTACTTATGAAAATGTCGTTCAGAATTTCAGGGAACATTTCCGCCTTGCGGGACCGGAGGATGTCGTGTTTATCTATTTTGCCGGGCATGCAGATTTACCTCAGGTATATCTTAAAGGAAAAGAAATTTCTTCCCCGCAAGAACCCGGGCTGGTTTGCTATAATAGTACCCGTACAGGCGATGGAAAAATGCTGTATAACCACGAATTAGTGAATTTGCTGGATGAAGCAGGAAAGAATCAGCCGCATATGGCTATTGCGATTGATTCAAATTTTGGCAGCCGGATGACAAAGACCGTTTCCCAGCCGGGCATTTCAAAATATATCCTTCTCTCCGCCACATATGACGATCGGGAATCAGCCAACGAAACCCAGATCGATGGGAAAACCGGCGGATTATTTACCCGTTCCCTGCTTCAGATTCTGGAATTACACGAGGGAAATATTTCCTATGGGGATCTTCTGCTGCAGACCCAAACACTGGTAAAAAATCGCACTGAAAATCAGACGCCTGCAGTTATACCAATAAACGGCTTTGATACCAACCTGGGTTTTCTGGGGAAAATTTTACCTGAAACAAAAAACTTCAATCGCTATCAGGTTTCATGGTCCAGCGAAAATGGGTGGGAATTGGCAGCTGGAGTGCTGGAAGGATTAAAAAGTGGAGATAGACTGCAAATCATTGAAGGGCCAGAGGTCTCATTCGAAGTGAGAGTTGCAGGACTTCAGACTTCTCAACTTTCTCTTTACGGCGAACTTCCCGAGGATGAAGCGCGGTTTTATTACGCAGAAAAAAATTCTGTTCGTACCGACGGGTTGAGGATACAGGCGGATAAAGCAACTCAAGAGATGATCGGCTCTCTCGGTTTGGAAGTGGAAAAATGGGTTTATTTTGTCGGTCCGTATGATGAAGCGGAGTGTTTTGTAGAATTTTCAGATGGAAAAATAAAAATTCGGGGCCAGGAAAAATCTTCTATGGTCGAAATAGAACCAGACCTAGCCGCCCTGCTTGATGCTTTTCGGCAAATCAGACGCTGGTACATTTTGAGAGATTTGCAAAATCCGGATGCCGGTATTTTTCCGGAAGATTTTTGGGTCGAATTTTTTACTCAAAAGCTGGGTGAGCAGGAAGAAATCCTGACAGGCGATGACGTTTCTCTTACAGTAAAAAGATTCGGAAAAATTTTTCTTAGGGCTATGGCGGGAAACCGTTCGGAAAAAAACCTGTATCTCTCGCTTTTTCATTTGGGAGAAAACTTTAGTATTACTCCATTGGGAAATCAGATGTTTAAGGCGGGCGAAGAAACCGACTTCTTTTTTGAAACCGGGTCGCAATACGTACTATCTGTTTCTCCCGGCAATAACGATGAAAACCTGACGATTCAGACAATCATCACCGCTGAAAAAATCGATCACTACGCCCTTCAGCAAAACGGCTTACTGCGCATTCCTTCACAAACCTCATCCACCAGATAA
- a CDS encoding MoxR family ATPase: MEEKNIQNIAYTGEALKEPQTFDWDQLNGKPPKRETIAPYIPNNEIQEAVALMRILKRPLLLKGEPGCGKTRLAKAVAFELYRESYHNHYFEWNIKSTSKARDGLFTYDYVGELRDAQMRDPEELKQAPKTAAEKKEAKKNYREFGPLGKAFKVSTKEHPAILLIDEVDKADIDFPNDLLLELDQLRFSVDETGEEISAGYPPLIFITSNDEKELPKAFLRRCLFHFVEFPGETILQTIVRANFPFLAENLLQAAVRRFDRLRADMQKELNTEKKVSTSELIDWVRVVNYYFLEDVLASLEEKVKGKNISDPEKLPGMIAGLFHGEIAEKDRADIQQTVATAIGGLDAADPEFPRKLVAALSEDIVKKLVEKLDAGNILHHHALIKSYTDYQLHVVKAKALTGAR, translated from the coding sequence ATGGAAGAAAAAAATATACAAAACATAGCCTATACAGGTGAAGCGTTGAAGGAACCACAGACTTTTGACTGGGATCAACTCAATGGAAAACCGCCCAAAAGGGAAACCATTGCGCCCTACATTCCCAACAATGAAATTCAGGAAGCTGTGGCGTTGATGCGTATTCTCAAACGCCCGCTTCTGCTAAAAGGAGAGCCCGGCTGTGGCAAAACCCGTCTGGCAAAAGCCGTCGCTTTTGAACTATACCGGGAATCATATCACAATCATTACTTTGAATGGAATATTAAATCCACTTCCAAAGCCCGCGACGGACTGTTTACCTATGACTATGTAGGCGAATTGCGCGACGCGCAGATGCGTGATCCGGAAGAATTGAAACAGGCGCCTAAAACCGCTGCCGAAAAGAAAGAAGCCAAAAAGAACTACCGCGAATTTGGCCCGCTGGGAAAAGCTTTTAAGGTTTCTACAAAAGAACATCCGGCCATTCTCCTGATCGACGAAGTGGACAAAGCCGATATCGATTTCCCCAATGACCTGCTGCTCGAACTCGACCAGCTCCGGTTTTCTGTAGATGAAACCGGAGAGGAAATCTCCGCAGGTTATCCTCCGCTAATCTTCATCACCAGCAATGATGAAAAAGAACTGCCAAAAGCATTTCTGCGGCGCTGCCTTTTCCATTTTGTGGAGTTTCCGGGGGAAACCATTTTACAGACCATCGTGCGGGCAAATTTCCCGTTTCTTGCCGAAAACCTCCTTCAGGCAGCTGTAAGGCGATTTGACCGGCTGCGCGCTGATATGCAAAAAGAACTCAACACTGAAAAGAAAGTCTCAACCAGCGAATTGATAGACTGGGTGCGGGTCGTAAATTATTATTTCCTCGAAGATGTACTGGCCAGCCTCGAGGAGAAGGTGAAAGGGAAAAATATATCCGATCCGGAAAAATTGCCCGGAATGATCGCCGGTTTATTTCACGGAGAAATTGCCGAAAAAGATCGCGCTGATATCCAGCAGACTGTTGCAACGGCAATCGGTGGTCTGGATGCGGCTGATCCGGAATTTCCCCGAAAACTGGTAGCAGCCTTGTCAGAAGACATTGTAAAGAAGCTGGTTGAAAAGCTGGATGCGGGGAATATTCTCCACCATCATGCCCTGATTAAAAGTTATACTGACTACCAATTGCATGTAGTTAAAGCTAAAGCACTCACCGGAGCCCGATGA
- a CDS encoding CHAT domain-containing protein, translating to MPEFHDIPLLVVACANSPQTGRRLNNLVLERRKISNFLNPSQVNALCEVLEEGETSVQELFHLINQNQNKTRIRLIHFAGHADDRHLGLISETGEVQKFDAQSLADFLRDMPNLTLVFLNGCTTEAFKDILLADCTPLLIATHRPVPDQVALDFSQAFYDAFALSYMSVKAAFAAAQMAIKSNDYTSEWAELRGSFDFGDEDDVPEDKFWWELFIRPGADDAANWKLLDAKKTGETPVSELEKMLKEKETELHKTSKTEAEVIEDLKKIHKDNPAVLAALENPAVASVMALPYLGADGPEAEKLKAEIAKLQKQISGSRLRHTENILRKNLVHFNFQPQRNFPGVKFSDRVKMIYIRGSQGDGQRLLLKIMQKLVGLYDEIKPATHIEFAHREHALDPVPSTQNIWQLTSNALGFGPADQAASVCSNLYESLLTQHVILRWENFHECLPRERNAIIQTFWDGLCQHLRLPGNDRRLIVFLVENAGSRDEINPDPVKGITLQPKAETSNEPLILLPPIGLLKKTQLEEWVSFLRLEDTFPQTNLLAIDQPSDQTGKSYLDEWNEKPVEIVLEKIFRTFAQSPVPWS from the coding sequence ATGCCGGAATTTCACGACATACCACTGCTTGTAGTTGCTTGTGCCAATAGTCCTCAGACAGGCCGCAGGCTGAATAACCTTGTTCTGGAACGCCGTAAAATCTCCAATTTCCTGAATCCTTCTCAGGTGAATGCGCTATGTGAAGTCCTCGAGGAAGGCGAAACTTCTGTTCAGGAGCTTTTCCATCTGATCAACCAAAATCAGAATAAAACCCGTATTCGCCTGATTCATTTTGCCGGTCACGCAGACGACCGGCATCTGGGCCTGATTTCTGAAACTGGAGAAGTACAAAAGTTTGACGCACAATCTCTGGCGGATTTTCTCCGGGATATGCCCAATCTCACACTCGTATTTCTCAACGGCTGTACGACCGAAGCGTTTAAGGATATCCTGCTGGCTGATTGTACGCCTTTGCTGATTGCCACGCACCGCCCTGTTCCCGATCAGGTAGCACTGGATTTTTCTCAGGCTTTTTACGATGCTTTTGCCCTGAGTTATATGTCTGTAAAAGCCGCGTTCGCCGCTGCCCAAATGGCGATAAAATCAAATGACTATACTTCCGAATGGGCAGAGCTGCGCGGGTCTTTTGACTTTGGTGACGAAGATGATGTGCCGGAGGATAAGTTCTGGTGGGAATTATTTATTCGCCCCGGAGCAGATGACGCGGCCAACTGGAAGCTGCTCGATGCAAAAAAAACAGGGGAAACGCCTGTTTCCGAGCTGGAAAAAATGCTGAAGGAAAAAGAAACTGAACTCCATAAGACAAGTAAGACTGAGGCGGAAGTTATTGAAGATCTGAAGAAAATACATAAAGACAATCCGGCCGTACTGGCCGCACTGGAAAACCCGGCGGTGGCGAGTGTTATGGCTTTACCTTATCTGGGCGCCGATGGCCCCGAAGCCGAAAAACTCAAAGCTGAAATCGCGAAACTTCAGAAACAAATTTCGGGTAGCAGGCTCCGCCATACGGAAAATATCCTGCGGAAAAATCTGGTGCATTTCAATTTTCAGCCTCAGAGAAACTTTCCCGGTGTAAAATTTTCCGATCGGGTAAAAATGATCTATATCCGCGGCTCACAGGGCGACGGACAGCGACTCCTGCTAAAAATCATGCAAAAGCTGGTGGGGCTTTACGACGAAATAAAACCTGCCACGCATATCGAATTTGCCCATAGGGAACATGCCCTTGATCCGGTTCCCTCCACGCAGAATATCTGGCAACTGACAAGTAACGCGCTCGGTTTTGGGCCTGCAGACCAGGCCGCCTCTGTATGCAGCAACCTGTACGAATCACTGCTTACCCAACATGTCATTCTCCGGTGGGAAAATTTTCACGAATGCCTTCCCCGCGAACGAAATGCAATCATTCAGACTTTCTGGGACGGACTTTGCCAGCATCTCAGGCTTCCCGGCAATGACCGCAGACTGATCGTTTTTCTTGTAGAAAATGCCGGCAGCCGCGACGAAATTAATCCCGACCCGGTAAAAGGAATCACCCTGCAACCCAAAGCCGAAACCAGTAATGAACCGCTGATTCTTCTTCCTCCGATTGGTTTGCTGAAAAAAACACAGTTGGAAGAGTGGGTGAGCTTTTTGCGACTGGAAGATACCTTTCCCCAAACCAACCTGCTCGCTATCGATCAGCCATCAGACCAGACCGGTAAGTCATATCTGGACGAATGGAACGAAAAACCCGTCGAAATTGTACTTGAAAAAATATTCAGAACTTTTGCCCAAAGCCCTGTACCCTGGAGTTAA